A genomic region of Gossypium hirsutum isolate 1008001.06 chromosome D01, Gossypium_hirsutum_v2.1, whole genome shotgun sequence contains the following coding sequences:
- the LOC107933414 gene encoding 1,4-alpha-glucan-branching enzyme 1, chloroplastic/amyloplastic encodes MTSQEHSYYASFGYYLHRNIGSNLFVAVSRFGTPDDHKSLIDKAHELGILVLMDIVHSHASNNVLDGLNMFDGTDGHYFHTGSRRHHSMWDSRLFNYGSWDVLRYLLSNARWWLEEYKFDGYIFDGVTSIMYIHHGL; translated from the exons ATGACTAGTCAAGAGCACTCATATTATGCTAGCTTTGGGTATTACCTGCATCGTAATATTGGCTCAAATCTATTTGTTGCTGT TAGCCGCTTTGGAACCCCTGATGACCATAAGTCACTGATAGATAAGGCTCATGAGTTGGGTATACTTGTTCTTATGGATATTGTGCACAG CCATGCTTCCAATAATGTGTTAGATGGGCTGAACATGTTTGATGGAACTGATGGTCATTACTTCCACACGGGGTCAAGGCGTCACCACTCGATGTGGGATTCTCGCCTTTTTAATTATGGAAGCTGGGAC GTACTGAGGTATCTTCTTTCAAATGCAAGATGGTGGCTGGAGGAGTATAAGTTTGATGGGTACATATTTGATGGTGTGACTTCAATAATGTACATCCATCATGGGTTGTAG